The following proteins come from a genomic window of Brevibacillus antibioticus:
- a CDS encoding ABC transporter permease: MADKKFSLFDFVYKYGTVAVIVIVMLLFSLTNPYFFTYDNLTDILRSISIVTFVAIGVTFSLIVGGFDLSVGSTVSLTTVVAASMMVWYEQGVVTTLVVPIVLSLLVGLVNAFLVVKIRIPDLLATLAMLYIVNGIHMTYSQGYSIYANMPMQDGSQAPGKFQEWFLWLGQGEILSVPVPVILTFLLVAITHVYLTYTRQGRMLYMTGGNLEAARLSGIPVNRYRTLAYVLSALFAGLGGMLLAARIGTGQVSSGGSMLMDAVAAAFVGFSVFGAGKPNVFGTFVGAILIGVLLNGMTMLNLPYYAYDIIKGTVLALALAVTYYQLRRKRNV, translated from the coding sequence ATGGCAGATAAAAAGTTTAGCTTATTTGATTTTGTTTACAAATACGGAACGGTTGCCGTTATCGTCATTGTCATGTTGTTATTCAGTTTGACCAACCCGTATTTCTTCACATACGACAACTTGACGGACATTCTTCGCTCCATCTCGATTGTGACATTTGTCGCGATTGGCGTTACGTTCTCGCTGATTGTCGGAGGCTTTGATTTGTCTGTAGGATCGACGGTTTCATTGACCACGGTCGTTGCTGCTTCGATGATGGTTTGGTACGAACAAGGAGTTGTCACGACTCTGGTTGTTCCGATTGTACTCAGCTTGCTCGTTGGGCTGGTCAACGCTTTCCTGGTCGTGAAAATCCGCATTCCTGATTTGCTGGCTACTCTGGCGATGCTCTACATCGTCAACGGCATTCATATGACGTATTCCCAAGGCTACTCGATCTACGCAAACATGCCGATGCAGGACGGCTCGCAGGCTCCGGGGAAATTTCAGGAATGGTTCCTCTGGCTGGGCCAAGGGGAAATTCTTTCCGTTCCGGTTCCCGTTATCCTGACCTTTTTACTTGTCGCGATCACGCATGTGTACTTGACCTATACGAGACAGGGGCGGATGCTGTACATGACAGGCGGCAATTTGGAAGCAGCCCGTCTGTCGGGGATTCCTGTGAATCGCTATCGTACCTTGGCTTATGTGCTTTCTGCTCTTTTTGCGGGCTTGGGCGGGATGCTTTTGGCAGCACGGATCGGTACCGGGCAGGTGAGCAGTGGCGGCTCTATGCTGATGGATGCAGTAGCGGCTGCTTTCGTAGGCTTCTCCGTTTTCGGTGCAGGAAAGCCAAACGTATTCGGTACATTTGTGGGAGCCATTCTGATCGGGGTACTCCTCAACGGTATGACGATGCTCAATCTGCCGTATTACGCTTACGATATTATTAAGGGAACGGTTTTGGCGCTTGCCCTGGCTGTGACCTATTATCAACTGCGCAGAAAACGAAACGTTTAG
- a CDS encoding FeoA family protein, giving the protein MPSISIPLSDALIGSHICLDRIDVQGILRRRLLDLGFVPGNIVEVMQKSPLGDPIAFRVNNTIIALRKEESSLIFGEYVESEEK; this is encoded by the coding sequence ATGCCATCTATCAGCATTCCTTTGTCTGATGCCTTGATTGGTAGCCACATCTGTCTGGATCGTATTGACGTTCAGGGTATACTGCGCAGGCGATTGCTGGATCTCGGCTTCGTCCCCGGCAACATCGTGGAAGTCATGCAAAAAAGTCCGCTAGGCGATCCCATTGCCTTTCGGGTAAATAACACGATCATCGCCCTGCGCAAAGAAGAAAGCTCGCTCATATTCGGGGAGTACGTGGAGAGTGAAGAAAAATGA
- a CDS encoding RNA polymerase sigma factor has protein sequence MQDTADYEARIKAIYREHYRDVYQYLYYFTGKREHAEDLTQEVFIRVLDALGRYEERSSVKTWILHIAKHVAIDDYRKRRVQTLFGMELLKGLPSLLGRPEAELASKEEQLEIEQAMQKMKPHHRNVLILRGIKAYSIRETAEILGTSEAKVRVDFHRATKELKKVLHVDWIGGLANEYSK, from the coding sequence GTGCAGGACACAGCCGATTACGAAGCGCGGATTAAAGCGATCTATCGCGAGCATTACCGAGATGTCTATCAATATCTCTACTACTTCACGGGGAAGCGCGAGCATGCGGAGGATTTGACGCAGGAAGTATTTATCCGGGTTTTGGATGCCTTGGGCAGATACGAGGAGCGTTCCAGCGTGAAGACGTGGATTTTGCATATTGCCAAGCATGTCGCCATCGATGATTACCGGAAGAGGCGGGTGCAAACGCTTTTTGGCATGGAATTGTTAAAAGGGCTGCCTTCTCTTCTGGGAAGGCCGGAAGCGGAGCTGGCTTCCAAGGAAGAACAGCTGGAAATTGAGCAGGCGATGCAAAAAATGAAGCCGCATCATCGGAATGTACTGATTTTGCGCGGGATCAAGGCCTACAGTATCCGGGAAACGGCTGAAATCCTCGGAACAAGCGAAGCCAAGGTCCGCGTAGATTTTCACCGGGCAACAAAAGAACTCAAAAAAGTTTTGCATGTCGACTGGATAGGAGGGTTGGCCAATGAATACTCCAAATGA
- a CDS encoding sensor histidine kinase, translating into MSLLKEVILQLFFAIIPFVFFNIYYRDKMRNYSRSFIVITSSACMFLAMTFAPSVTTGMFFDIRHVIILFGLVYGGIEIALLLLIEALLYRYYLGGEGTWVAMLILIVNFVFSLFLYRHYKASYRKTLYLFMTSAIFSTVALGTTYYFFPTYVTQHLVYYTIVIPIQNFFGLWLLMSLFSKCVSDKELFIRHAQNEKIQTMSHVAASLAHEVRNPLTAVKGFLKLIQECPENLVKVDQYIGISLDEIQRTEAILTEYLAISKPLKERHEIINVSEHLQAIREVMLPFANMHNVELTLQDFERPVTIKANSDEFKQVLVNFIKNAIEACSDISDGKVSLDLLIERNKALLVIKDNGVGMDAGQISRLGTIYFSTKTTGTGLGLTYSYHVIHAIGGTVKVSSKPRVGTKFTIMLPYKAQ; encoded by the coding sequence ATGAGTCTATTAAAAGAAGTCATTCTTCAATTGTTTTTCGCCATTATCCCGTTTGTGTTTTTCAACATTTATTACCGTGACAAAATGAGGAACTACAGCCGTTCCTTTATTGTCATCACCAGCTCAGCCTGCATGTTTCTCGCGATGACCTTCGCGCCGAGTGTCACGACTGGCATGTTTTTTGACATCCGACATGTCATCATTCTTTTCGGACTGGTTTATGGCGGAATTGAGATTGCCTTGCTCCTTCTGATTGAAGCCTTGCTTTATCGGTACTACCTAGGTGGCGAAGGAACATGGGTCGCCATGCTGATTCTTATAGTCAATTTTGTCTTCTCACTCTTTTTGTATCGACACTACAAAGCCAGTTATCGGAAAACACTGTATCTTTTTATGACGAGTGCGATTTTTTCTACGGTTGCTTTAGGGACTACTTATTACTTTTTTCCCACGTACGTAACTCAACACCTCGTTTACTACACCATAGTGATTCCTATTCAAAACTTTTTCGGCCTCTGGTTATTAATGTCGCTTTTCAGTAAATGTGTTTCGGATAAGGAGCTGTTTATTCGCCACGCGCAAAACGAAAAAATCCAGACGATGAGCCATGTTGCTGCATCGCTCGCACACGAGGTTCGCAATCCGCTGACAGCAGTCAAAGGGTTCTTGAAATTAATACAGGAATGTCCGGAAAATTTGGTAAAGGTCGATCAATACATCGGCATCAGTCTCGATGAAATCCAACGGACAGAAGCTATTTTGACCGAGTACCTTGCGATTTCTAAGCCGCTCAAGGAACGGCATGAGATCATTAATGTGAGCGAGCATCTGCAAGCCATCCGCGAGGTGATGCTCCCCTTTGCCAATATGCATAACGTGGAGCTTACACTGCAAGACTTTGAGAGACCTGTGACGATCAAGGCCAATTCAGACGAGTTCAAGCAAGTGCTGGTGAATTTCATCAAAAATGCCATCGAGGCGTGTTCGGATATTTCGGACGGAAAAGTCTCCCTGGACTTGCTCATCGAGCGAAACAAAGCCCTGTTGGTCATCAAGGATAACGGCGTCGGCATGGATGCAGGACAGATCAGCCGCCTCGGAACGATTTACTTTTCTACGAAAACAACTGGGACCGGTCTTGGATTGACGTATTCCTATCATGTCATTCATGCGATTGGTGGAACGGTCAAAGTATCAAGCAAACCACGAGTAGGAACCAAGTTCACCATTATGCTCCCGTATAAGGCACAGTAA
- a CDS encoding sugar ABC transporter ATP-binding protein, which produces MSTLQMKGMAKQFSGVPALRSVDFEVRAGEVHALLGANGAGKSTLMKILTGAYQADGGTITIDGQAVSIQSPQDANAQGIQCVYQEVDTALIPYLSVAENILAGQLVQAKTKGLINWQSLYNQSEQILKNLGFSIPVRMLVEECTLSEKQLILIARATVQKAKYVIFDEPTAPLSTKESERLFQIIAQLKKAGVGIIYISHRLPEIFEICDRITIMRDGQHVVTTETAATNMDEVIANMLGKSFDEEFPKLAVPIGETIFEASGVAGGKVQGVDLRVRTGEIVGVVGLVGAGKTELARLLFGADEAKAGAVRLHGTRVQLRSPKDAVDAGIVLVPEERRKEGIFVEESVQNNLSVASLKKKSWLGFIKRGAEAANARELVQRLGVKTADIKQLVGFLSGGNQQKVAIGKWLDTNAHLFMFDEPTKGVDIGAKSDIYRLIGNLAEQKKGVLYFSCEFQEVIGIADRILVMFEGKIVKELSREEATQELIMYYASGGE; this is translated from the coding sequence ATGTCCACATTGCAGATGAAAGGGATGGCGAAGCAGTTCTCTGGGGTTCCAGCCCTGCGATCCGTCGATTTTGAGGTGCGCGCGGGAGAGGTCCACGCACTGCTCGGTGCCAATGGTGCGGGAAAGAGTACCCTGATGAAAATCCTCACGGGAGCGTATCAGGCAGATGGCGGTACGATCACCATCGATGGACAGGCCGTGTCGATTCAATCTCCGCAGGACGCCAATGCACAGGGCATTCAATGTGTATATCAGGAAGTGGACACCGCCTTGATCCCGTATTTGAGCGTTGCTGAAAACATATTGGCGGGCCAGCTCGTCCAGGCGAAAACCAAGGGACTGATCAACTGGCAGAGCTTGTACAACCAATCAGAGCAGATTTTAAAAAACCTCGGCTTCTCCATTCCGGTGAGGATGCTCGTCGAAGAATGTACGCTGTCGGAAAAGCAATTGATTTTGATTGCACGCGCTACCGTTCAAAAGGCGAAGTACGTCATTTTCGATGAACCGACAGCACCGTTGAGCACGAAGGAGAGCGAGCGGCTGTTTCAAATCATTGCACAGTTGAAAAAAGCCGGAGTCGGGATCATTTATATCTCCCACAGGTTGCCGGAAATCTTTGAAATCTGTGATCGGATCACCATTATGCGCGATGGACAGCATGTCGTGACCACAGAGACGGCGGCTACGAATATGGATGAAGTGATCGCGAACATGCTGGGCAAAAGCTTCGACGAGGAGTTCCCGAAGCTTGCAGTGCCGATTGGCGAAACGATTTTTGAGGCGTCAGGTGTGGCGGGCGGCAAAGTACAAGGAGTCGACTTGCGGGTTCGCACGGGAGAGATCGTGGGCGTCGTCGGTCTGGTTGGGGCAGGGAAGACTGAGCTCGCCCGATTGCTCTTCGGTGCGGACGAGGCAAAGGCTGGAGCCGTTCGACTGCATGGAACACGTGTCCAGCTGCGCTCGCCAAAGGACGCCGTCGATGCAGGAATCGTACTCGTCCCGGAGGAAAGGCGCAAAGAAGGCATTTTCGTAGAGGAGTCCGTGCAGAACAACCTGTCTGTCGCCTCGTTGAAAAAGAAGTCCTGGCTCGGTTTTATCAAAAGAGGGGCGGAAGCAGCTAACGCAAGAGAGCTCGTGCAGCGCCTTGGTGTAAAGACAGCCGATATCAAGCAGCTTGTCGGTTTTCTCAGCGGCGGAAACCAGCAAAAAGTCGCTATCGGCAAATGGCTGGATACAAATGCTCACCTCTTTATGTTTGACGAGCCGACAAAAGGGGTGGATATCGGGGCGAAAAGCGATATTTACCGCCTGATTGGAAATCTTGCTGAGCAGAAAAAGGGTGTCCTGTATTTCTCCTGTGAGTTTCAGGAAGTCATCGGAATCGCAGACCGGATTCTCGTCATGTTCGAGGGCAAGATCGTGAAGGAATTGAGTCGCGAGGAAGCAACACAAGAGCTGATTATGTACTACGCAAGCGGAGGTGAGTAA
- a CDS encoding nucleoside recognition domain-containing protein: MAKPFATNPPDPLDALLSVARASVEGSEIRDTIVSDIYRTSRSICKEAVTYENKQKLSSAYKLDKIVTSKIWGYPIMLAILGAVFWITIAGANVPSGWLADMFGIVEGYLTAGFQAVNAPEWLHGILVLGFFRGTSWVVSVMLPPMAIFFPVFALLENFGYLPRVAFNMDRLFKNAGGHGKQALTMSMGFGCNAAAILSTRIIESPRERMLAILTNNFVPCNGRWPTLILLASLFMATSSTSGWQSLTTALIVMGMVIFGIVITLTVSWTLSKTALRGVPTHYTLELPPYRRPQIWKTILIASKDKSWSVLKRAVIVAAPAGVITWILGNIYVGGDSILAHMAAFFDPFAQIIGLDGYILMAFILGLPANEIVLPILLMGYMSSGAMVDVEGLDNIKDVFLQHGWTWLTALNMMLFSLLHYPCGTTLFNIYKETKSVKWTVLSALIPLAIAIGVTFLTAQVARALGWV, translated from the coding sequence ATGGCCAAACCGTTTGCCACTAATCCGCCCGATCCACTGGATGCACTTCTTTCTGTGGCCCGCGCCTCAGTAGAAGGAAGTGAGATTCGGGACACGATTGTAAGTGACATTTATCGCACCAGTCGAAGCATCTGTAAGGAAGCTGTGACCTACGAAAACAAGCAAAAGCTGTCTAGCGCATACAAGCTCGATAAAATTGTGACCTCCAAAATATGGGGCTACCCGATCATGCTGGCGATATTAGGTGCAGTCTTTTGGATCACCATTGCAGGCGCCAATGTTCCATCCGGTTGGCTGGCTGACATGTTCGGCATTGTCGAGGGTTATCTGACTGCCGGTTTTCAAGCAGTGAATGCACCAGAATGGCTGCACGGAATTCTTGTTCTCGGATTCTTTCGCGGCACTTCATGGGTGGTCAGCGTCATGCTGCCTCCAATGGCTATCTTTTTCCCGGTCTTCGCCCTGCTTGAGAACTTCGGGTATTTGCCGCGTGTCGCTTTCAACATGGATCGTCTGTTTAAAAATGCCGGCGGTCATGGAAAACAGGCATTAACGATGTCGATGGGGTTTGGCTGTAACGCAGCTGCCATCCTTTCCACCCGGATTATCGAATCTCCTCGGGAGCGAATGTTGGCGATACTGACCAATAATTTCGTCCCGTGCAATGGTCGTTGGCCTACCTTGATCCTATTGGCTTCACTGTTTATGGCGACAAGCTCGACCAGTGGCTGGCAATCTCTGACTACTGCTCTCATCGTAATGGGTATGGTGATTTTTGGAATCGTTATCACTCTTACAGTTTCCTGGACACTTTCTAAAACAGCCTTGCGCGGGGTACCGACACACTATACGCTGGAGCTGCCCCCTTACCGCCGTCCGCAGATTTGGAAAACGATCCTGATTGCAAGCAAAGATAAATCGTGGAGCGTGCTGAAAAGGGCCGTCATTGTAGCCGCCCCTGCCGGTGTCATCACTTGGATTTTGGGTAATATCTATGTCGGTGGAGACAGCATCCTCGCCCACATGGCTGCCTTTTTTGATCCGTTTGCGCAAATTATTGGTCTCGATGGCTATATTCTCATGGCTTTTATTCTCGGTTTGCCCGCGAATGAAATTGTGCTGCCGATCCTACTGATGGGGTACATGTCCTCCGGTGCCATGGTTGATGTGGAAGGCCTCGACAACATCAAGGATGTCTTCTTGCAGCACGGGTGGACTTGGTTGACAGCACTTAATATGATGTTGTTCTCTCTGCTTCATTACCCTTGCGGCACAACCTTGTTCAATATTTACAAGGAAACGAAAAGTGTGAAATGGACGGTGCTTTCTGCACTCATTCCGCTAGCCATTGCGATCGGAGTAACGTTCTTGACTGCCCAGGTGGCAAGAGCACTCGGTTGGGTGTAA
- a CDS encoding DUF2085 domain-containing protein — translation MKMNTEWIPCHRRSDRSLYICGKKMPLCARCVSILAGYLLAPVFAGMHIVTSYYLIGFLLVPMLIDGFTQQWKWRTSNNKLRFFTGFSFGIGQSLLISNVVWFLVERLA, via the coding sequence ATGAAGATGAATACGGAGTGGATTCCCTGTCATCGGCGATCAGATCGTTCCTTATATATCTGTGGTAAGAAAATGCCGCTATGTGCCAGGTGTGTTTCAATATTAGCGGGATACTTACTGGCGCCTGTTTTTGCAGGAATGCATATCGTGACCTCTTACTATTTGATTGGATTCCTGTTAGTGCCGATGCTGATTGATGGCTTTACCCAACAATGGAAGTGGCGAACAAGCAATAACAAGCTGAGATTTTTCACAGGGTTCAGTTTTGGAATCGGACAGTCTTTACTCATATCCAATGTCGTTTGGTTTTTGGTAGAGAGACTCGCGTGA
- a CDS encoding sugar ABC transporter substrate-binding protein — MKKKLGLITSLVLAASVLVTACGSGATTGTGSTSGGASGEKAKRIALIMRQNVGTFSAQYINGVKTEVEKNGGELTVFNADTDLAKMASNLDAAVNQKFDGILIDHGTAEALQQGTQKAVDKKIPVVLFDTDINIPGVPVVAQDDNKLAELSLEKLAADTNGKGNIVKIWVAGFAPMEKRQVTYEAFQKKYPDLKEIAAFGSATNNTALDTQTQMEAILKKYPNKGDITAVWAAWDEFAKGATRAIQQAGRTEIKVYAIDLSDEDLQMIQAENSPWTATAAVDPSNIGRIHAQTVFQKIKGEQVPDNVKLNPVLVKQEDLPKDKKVTMGDLSQYVKEWGK, encoded by the coding sequence ATGAAAAAGAAACTTGGTCTGATCACATCACTTGTTTTGGCAGCATCTGTTCTTGTGACGGCATGCGGCAGCGGGGCAACAACGGGAACCGGCAGCACAAGCGGCGGTGCTTCGGGAGAGAAGGCGAAGAGAATCGCACTGATCATGCGTCAAAACGTAGGGACGTTCTCCGCACAATACATCAATGGCGTGAAGACAGAGGTGGAGAAAAACGGCGGCGAGTTGACCGTATTCAATGCAGATACCGATCTGGCAAAAATGGCGTCCAACCTCGACGCGGCTGTGAACCAAAAGTTTGATGGTATTCTGATCGACCATGGTACGGCGGAAGCGTTGCAGCAGGGCACACAAAAGGCCGTGGATAAAAAAATCCCGGTTGTCCTGTTTGATACAGACATCAACATTCCGGGTGTGCCAGTTGTGGCGCAGGATGATAACAAATTGGCAGAGCTGAGCCTGGAGAAGCTGGCAGCAGATACAAATGGCAAAGGCAACATCGTAAAAATCTGGGTTGCTGGCTTTGCGCCGATGGAAAAACGCCAAGTCACGTATGAAGCTTTCCAGAAGAAATACCCAGACTTGAAAGAGATTGCTGCCTTCGGTTCTGCTACCAACAATACGGCACTCGATACACAAACGCAGATGGAAGCGATCTTGAAAAAGTATCCCAACAAAGGTGACATCACAGCAGTATGGGCGGCTTGGGATGAATTTGCCAAAGGGGCGACACGTGCTATCCAGCAAGCAGGTCGTACGGAAATCAAAGTATACGCCATCGATTTGAGCGATGAGGATCTGCAAATGATCCAGGCGGAAAACTCTCCGTGGACAGCGACGGCAGCAGTAGACCCATCCAATATCGGACGCATTCATGCCCAAACCGTGTTCCAAAAAATCAAAGGCGAGCAAGTGCCAGACAACGTGAAGCTGAATCCAGTGCTGGTGAAACAGGAAGACCTGCCGAAGGATAAAAAAGTAACGATGGGCGACTTGTCCCAATACGTAAAAGAGTGGGGCAAGTAA
- a CDS encoding YcdB/YcdC domain-containing protein: MITYPTEAVRETMERWFGLFPRLREISPVKIRTDDKWRTCEIKVGHDDTELEIDKETGCVMEFQLDRAYRESLASGERLDAESVTARAIEVAEKLYGDHLKEMVRDNTANLREYRETKQWELYYRYFFHGIPLSGVHLRIALDEFGNLVSIYYRGFHDFDRKNKPTMPQIITKDEAKQAYLALFQKNMMLICDEEDEGKLTYIPDEVPLDYVVIHAETGQIAKTVIGGRRLVEKHSEVIPVVAQGESIFFTDIREIELWLKEHFQIDVTHAEIKRATVVTPNEDGLTFYPRSGSFRFVDAAANPDWPPTIHYYWPLPEDEDAETIYDPDFVCVTLNQTTNELLAFTVNQKMEYETPRLSFQDALQIAKSFLEKYIERGITELHYYELCYLRGTGNTYYFYERRQGIVLTNRVYNVKVNPWTGKVTGFYKHDVRKNKEIPDLVACVSAREAAESFLRLFDVELEYVQVEDRDTNRRAKAPVPIPVYRLTYKRTERYKYVDAITNQPGR; encoded by the coding sequence ATGATTACATATCCAACGGAAGCAGTTCGGGAGACGATGGAGAGATGGTTTGGCTTGTTTCCTCGTTTGCGTGAAATATCTCCTGTGAAAATCAGAACGGACGATAAATGGAGAACTTGTGAGATAAAAGTAGGTCATGATGATACAGAACTGGAAATAGACAAAGAAACGGGTTGTGTGATGGAGTTCCAACTAGATAGAGCGTACCGAGAGTCGCTTGCTTCTGGCGAGCGGCTCGATGCCGAGTCAGTAACTGCGCGTGCCATAGAAGTGGCGGAAAAACTATATGGGGATCATCTGAAAGAGATGGTGAGAGACAATACAGCCAACCTAAGAGAGTATCGTGAGACCAAACAATGGGAGCTGTACTATCGTTATTTTTTTCATGGGATTCCCCTATCAGGAGTACATCTGCGAATAGCTTTGGACGAGTTCGGAAATTTGGTCAGCATCTATTACCGCGGATTTCATGATTTTGATCGAAAAAATAAACCGACTATGCCGCAAATCATAACAAAGGATGAGGCGAAACAAGCGTACCTAGCTTTATTCCAGAAAAACATGATGCTTATATGCGATGAAGAAGATGAAGGGAAGCTCACGTACATCCCTGATGAGGTACCGCTGGACTATGTCGTCATTCATGCGGAGACAGGACAAATAGCAAAGACAGTCATCGGGGGCAGACGACTTGTAGAAAAACACTCCGAGGTCATTCCGGTAGTTGCCCAAGGAGAATCTATTTTTTTCACAGACATTCGGGAGATCGAGCTGTGGCTGAAGGAACATTTTCAAATAGATGTAACTCACGCAGAGATTAAAAGAGCGACAGTCGTGACTCCAAATGAGGATGGATTAACTTTCTATCCAAGGAGTGGATCTTTTAGATTTGTTGACGCTGCCGCAAACCCTGACTGGCCACCTACTATTCATTATTACTGGCCTTTACCAGAAGATGAGGACGCTGAAACCATTTACGATCCGGATTTTGTATGCGTTACACTCAATCAAACGACCAACGAGTTACTTGCCTTTACCGTTAATCAAAAAATGGAATATGAAACGCCACGACTATCATTCCAAGATGCGTTGCAAATTGCAAAGAGCTTTTTGGAGAAATACATCGAGCGGGGAATTACTGAGCTTCACTATTACGAGCTTTGTTATTTGCGTGGTACCGGAAATACCTATTACTTCTATGAGCGCAGACAAGGGATCGTTCTCACCAATCGAGTTTACAACGTAAAAGTGAATCCTTGGACAGGCAAGGTAACGGGTTTTTACAAGCACGATGTACGCAAAAACAAAGAGATTCCCGATTTGGTCGCTTGTGTTTCTGCTCGGGAAGCCGCGGAGAGTTTCTTACGCTTATTTGATGTGGAACTGGAATATGTGCAAGTTGAGGACAGAGATACAAATAGGCGGGCTAAAGCTCCTGTTCCGATCCCCGTTTATCGGCTTACATACAAACGCACAGAGCGGTATAAATATGTGGACGCCATAACAAATCAGCCGGGGCGATGA
- a CDS encoding FeoB small GTPase domain-containing protein: MSSYTIALAGNPNTGKSTLFNTLTGLRQHTGNWAGKTVVMAEGEFARGNTTFRIIDLPGTYSLYSNSADEEVARDYIVFDQPDVTVVVLDATSLERNLNLALQVLEMTSRVVVCVNLIDEAKRLGIHIDLEKISKRLGVPCVAISARNQIGIENLLDQVEKVANGTIVPTPVQITYSDQIEAKLVELEPLIAKTMNRRFPTRWIALRLLDGDESLLKTLRERMQEPAESFGEERLTHGQTVCH, encoded by the coding sequence ATGAGTTCATACACAATTGCCTTGGCAGGAAATCCGAATACCGGTAAGAGTACATTATTCAACACATTGACGGGACTTCGCCAGCATACGGGAAACTGGGCAGGAAAAACAGTCGTAATGGCTGAGGGAGAATTCGCTCGGGGAAATACGACTTTTCGGATCATTGATTTGCCAGGTACGTATTCCTTGTATTCCAACTCGGCAGATGAAGAAGTGGCGAGAGACTACATCGTCTTCGATCAGCCTGACGTCACTGTTGTAGTACTGGATGCAACCTCCTTGGAGCGGAATCTCAATTTGGCCTTACAGGTGTTGGAAATGACCTCCCGCGTCGTCGTTTGCGTCAATTTGATCGATGAGGCGAAACGGCTTGGCATTCATATTGATCTAGAAAAAATCTCGAAAAGACTGGGCGTTCCCTGTGTGGCCATCTCCGCCAGAAATCAAATCGGGATTGAGAATTTGCTCGACCAGGTGGAGAAAGTCGCAAATGGAACAATCGTGCCCACCCCTGTACAGATAACCTACAGTGATCAGATTGAAGCAAAGCTGGTAGAGTTGGAGCCGCTCATTGCAAAAACCATGAACAGGCGTTTTCCGACAAGATGGATCGCTCTTCGCTTGCTAGATGGCGATGAGAGTTTGTTGAAAACCTTGCGGGAGCGAATGCAAGAGCCAGCTGAGTCTTTCGGGGAGGAGCGCTTGACCCATGGCCAAACCGTTTGCCACTAA
- a CDS encoding DUF421 domain-containing protein translates to MEGFGETMIVIGRVCTIIPLLLIITLFMGKRSIGELPVFDFIIIITLGSVAGADIAEPDVRHISIAVAIVTLGILQRVVSQLSIVFRWFGRMVTFEPTVIFYNGTFHVKNLKKIRYSLDNVLHMLREKDIFDLAEIDLAIIEANGRLTVLKKVEQQFVTKQDLSVQTNSAGMSLPVVVEGKIYPDVLSYRKRDEQWLVHELKKKGIASEQVFLATINRQNELQFSLKNEKEPQVPPLHH, encoded by the coding sequence GTGGAAGGATTCGGAGAAACCATGATCGTCATCGGGCGCGTATGTACGATTATTCCTTTATTACTGATCATCACTTTATTCATGGGCAAGCGCTCGATTGGGGAGCTGCCGGTTTTTGACTTTATCATCATTATTACTTTGGGCTCAGTGGCAGGGGCTGACATTGCAGAGCCAGATGTCCGGCATATTTCGATTGCAGTAGCGATTGTGACATTGGGCATCTTGCAACGGGTCGTATCGCAGTTGTCCATTGTCTTTCGCTGGTTTGGCAGAATGGTTACATTTGAGCCGACCGTCATTTTCTACAACGGGACTTTTCACGTCAAAAACCTAAAAAAAATCCGCTATTCGCTCGATAATGTCCTCCATATGCTTCGCGAAAAAGACATTTTTGACCTGGCAGAAATTGATTTGGCCATTATCGAGGCGAACGGTCGGTTGACTGTGCTCAAAAAAGTAGAGCAGCAGTTCGTAACGAAACAGGATTTAAGCGTCCAGACTAATTCTGCGGGAATGTCGTTGCCTGTCGTTGTGGAAGGCAAGATTTATCCGGATGTGCTGTCATACCGGAAACGGGACGAGCAATGGCTTGTGCACGAATTGAAGAAAAAGGGGATCGCGTCCGAACAAGTCTTTCTCGCAACAATCAATCGCCAAAATGAATTGCAGTTCTCCTTAAAAAACGAAAAAGAACCACAAGTACCCCCGTTGCATCATTAG